One genomic window of Corynebacterium pseudotuberculosis includes the following:
- the ileS gene encoding isoleucine--tRNA ligase: protein MTNQVGGVYPKVDMSGGSQRFPDMEQEVLNFWSADNTFQASLEGRADSPEYVFYDGPPFANGLPHYGHLLTGYVKDIVPRYQTMKGKLVGRVFGWDCHGLPAELEAEKQLGIKDKGEIESMGLEAFNDYCAKSVLEYTQEWKDYVTRQARWVDFDNGYKTMDLDFMESVMWAFKELYDKGLIYQGFRVLPYSWAEHTPLSNQETRLDDSYKMRQDPTLTVTFPVTGVTEGASADTSLVGAYALAWTTTPWTLPSNLALAVNPGVNYAEVKVGEDGAEAIRGQRVLLAEALVGAYAKELGEQHEVLSVHPGVDLVGLKYQPIFDYFADTENAFQVLAADYVTTEDGTGIVHQAPAFGEDDMNTCKSNGIPTVIPVDMDGKFTSLVPEYEGLLVFDANKNIIADLKAAARVVRHQTIEHSYPHSWRSGEPLIYMALPSWFVEVTKIRDRMVELNKDIEWMPAHIRDGQFGKWLEGARDWNISRNRYWGSPIPVWVSDDENYPRMDVYGSLDELERDFGVRPTSLHRPFIDELTRPNPDDPTGKSMMRRVPEVLDCWFESGSMPFAQKHYPFENKEWFDSHSPADFIVEYSGQTRGWFYTLHVLATALFDRPAFKKVVAHGIVLGDDGTKMSKSRQNYPNVNEVFNRDGSDAMRWFLMSSPILRGGNLIVTEQGIREGVRQALLPMWNAYSFLQLYSSKPAEWSVDSIDVLDKYILAKLHDVVRGVGEALDNTDIAQACDEVRWFCDALTNWYVRRSRERFWAGDDQHPEAFNTLFTVLETLTRVTAPLLPMVSEVIWRGLTGERSVHMADFPNAEDFPADADLVRAMDEIRGVCSATSSVRKAHKLRNRLPLPQVTVALPDSQRLEPFTSIIRDEVNVKNVVLTSDVDAVGRFDVVVNAKVAGPRLGKDVQRAIKAVKSGNYERSGDVVVADGIELKPDEFTERLVAADPDSTAQIDGVDGLVVLDMTVDESLEAEGWAADVIRGLQDARKASNFEVSDRIVAELFVPEGKKAWADRHSTLIAGEVLATTFTVTVGGEGAHKVIEGVTADVTKA from the coding sequence ATGACCAACCAGGTAGGCGGCGTATATCCCAAGGTGGACATGTCTGGTGGCTCGCAGCGTTTTCCAGATATGGAGCAAGAAGTTCTAAATTTTTGGTCCGCTGATAACACCTTCCAGGCTTCTCTAGAAGGACGCGCCGACTCCCCAGAGTACGTATTTTATGACGGCCCCCCCTTTGCTAATGGTCTTCCACACTATGGGCACTTGTTGACCGGATACGTTAAAGATATCGTTCCGCGTTATCAAACCATGAAAGGCAAACTCGTTGGGCGCGTTTTTGGTTGGGATTGCCATGGGCTTCCCGCTGAGCTTGAGGCGGAAAAGCAGCTAGGTATCAAAGACAAGGGCGAAATCGAGTCGATGGGCTTGGAGGCCTTTAACGACTACTGCGCGAAGTCTGTTTTGGAATATACCCAAGAATGGAAAGACTATGTCACCCGCCAGGCACGCTGGGTCGACTTTGATAATGGCTACAAAACCATGGATCTGGACTTCATGGAGTCGGTCATGTGGGCATTCAAGGAGCTCTATGACAAAGGCCTGATCTATCAGGGATTCCGGGTCTTGCCTTATTCGTGGGCCGAGCATACGCCGCTGTCTAATCAGGAAACGCGTTTGGATGATTCCTACAAGATGCGGCAGGATCCAACTCTAACGGTTACTTTCCCTGTCACTGGGGTAACTGAGGGGGCGTCGGCAGATACTTCCCTTGTGGGCGCCTATGCGTTGGCATGGACCACCACTCCTTGGACTCTGCCGTCAAACTTAGCTCTGGCTGTCAATCCTGGTGTGAATTATGCTGAGGTTAAGGTAGGCGAGGACGGCGCCGAGGCTATCCGCGGTCAACGTGTTCTTTTGGCGGAGGCTCTCGTGGGCGCATACGCGAAGGAACTCGGAGAGCAACACGAGGTCCTATCGGTTCACCCAGGGGTAGACCTGGTTGGTTTGAAGTACCAGCCGATCTTTGACTACTTTGCGGATACGGAAAACGCTTTCCAAGTTCTTGCTGCAGACTATGTGACCACCGAGGACGGTACCGGTATTGTCCATCAGGCGCCTGCATTCGGTGAAGACGATATGAACACCTGCAAGTCCAATGGTATCCCCACCGTGATCCCGGTAGATATGGACGGCAAATTTACGTCGCTGGTGCCGGAGTATGAGGGTCTCTTGGTCTTTGACGCTAACAAGAACATCATCGCTGACCTTAAGGCTGCGGCTAGGGTTGTGCGGCACCAGACAATCGAGCACTCTTACCCGCACTCTTGGCGTTCGGGAGAGCCGCTTATCTACATGGCGTTGCCTTCATGGTTTGTAGAGGTGACAAAGATCCGCGATCGTATGGTCGAGCTGAACAAGGACATCGAGTGGATGCCTGCGCACATTCGAGACGGTCAGTTTGGCAAGTGGCTTGAAGGCGCTCGCGATTGGAACATCTCTCGTAACCGTTACTGGGGTTCTCCTATCCCGGTGTGGGTCTCTGATGATGAAAACTATCCGCGTATGGATGTTTATGGTTCTTTGGACGAGCTGGAGCGTGATTTTGGCGTGCGTCCGACTTCATTGCACCGCCCGTTTATCGACGAGCTGACCCGTCCTAACCCGGATGATCCCACAGGGAAATCGATGATGCGTCGCGTTCCTGAGGTTTTGGACTGCTGGTTTGAGTCAGGCTCCATGCCTTTTGCTCAGAAGCACTACCCGTTTGAGAACAAGGAGTGGTTTGACAGCCATTCTCCGGCAGATTTCATCGTGGAGTACTCGGGACAGACTCGCGGTTGGTTCTACACACTGCATGTATTGGCTACTGCTCTCTTTGATCGCCCTGCCTTTAAAAAGGTCGTGGCGCATGGCATCGTCCTTGGTGATGACGGCACAAAGATGTCCAAATCTCGTCAGAACTACCCCAACGTGAATGAAGTCTTTAACCGTGATGGCTCTGATGCCATGCGTTGGTTCCTTATGAGCTCGCCGATCCTGCGTGGCGGTAATTTGATCGTTACTGAGCAAGGCATCCGCGAGGGAGTTCGCCAGGCGCTTTTGCCGATGTGGAATGCTTATTCCTTCCTGCAGCTGTATTCGTCGAAACCAGCCGAGTGGTCTGTCGATTCAATAGATGTCTTAGATAAGTACATCTTGGCAAAGCTTCACGACGTCGTCCGCGGGGTCGGTGAAGCCCTGGATAACACCGATATCGCTCAGGCTTGTGATGAAGTCCGTTGGTTCTGCGACGCTCTGACCAACTGGTATGTGCGTCGTTCGCGTGAGCGCTTCTGGGCAGGGGATGATCAACATCCAGAGGCCTTCAACACTTTGTTTACTGTTCTGGAGACCCTGACCCGTGTCACAGCTCCGCTATTGCCAATGGTATCTGAAGTGATTTGGCGTGGGCTTACTGGCGAGCGTTCAGTACACATGGCGGATTTCCCCAATGCAGAAGATTTCCCCGCAGATGCTGATCTTGTCCGTGCGATGGATGAGATCCGTGGCGTATGTTCTGCTACTAGCTCGGTGCGTAAAGCACACAAGCTGCGTAACCGACTTCCGCTGCCTCAGGTAACGGTTGCATTACCGGATTCACAGCGCCTTGAGCCGTTCACATCGATCATCCGCGATGAGGTCAACGTGAAAAATGTTGTGCTGACCTCAGACGTGGATGCCGTCGGACGTTTTGACGTAGTTGTTAACGCTAAAGTTGCAGGACCTCGCTTGGGCAAGGACGTGCAGCGAGCAATCAAAGCAGTGAAATCCGGTAATTATGAACGCTCGGGGGACGTCGTTGTTGCGGATGGCATCGAGCTGAAGCCCGATGAGTTCACTGAGCGTCTAGTTGCCGCAGATCCTGATTCAACGGCTCAGATAGATGGGGTCGATGGCCTAGTAGTACTAGATATGACTGTGGACGAGTCTTTGGAGGCAGAAGGGTGGGCCGCGGACGTAATCCGTGGTTTGCAGGATGCCCGCAAGGCTTCCAACTTTGAAGTTTCCGACCGCATCGTTGCGGAGCTGTTTGTCCCTGAAGGGAAGAAAGCGTGGGCTGATCGGCATTCGACGCTTATCGCCGGCGAGGTCCTGGCCACTACTTTCACTGTAACCGTGGGCGGAGAAGGTGCTCATAAGGTTATAGAAGGCGTGACTGCCGATGTGACCAA